Proteins encoded within one genomic window of Methanosarcina barkeri str. Wiesmoor:
- a CDS encoding 4Fe-4S binding protein: MRKIALTKKIEDTAFKMNADFIGIADAACFENPEYTGNKPQDVMAGVQSVIVLGVGIPRGAFETLPAGRAEYTNTLMAATATLRIVAFQIAKLIEKEGYKATIVPTEGSEFGYWYADRETLKANLSIKYAAYHAGLGNFGMNHLLITNDFGPRVRMTAILTDAPLDKEEKGTLLPFINEKCSNCMKCIEVCPAGAISRDGKIDRQKCAQYMFNVLGGLRCGLCVKVCPQ, translated from the coding sequence ATGAGGAAAATTGCTCTTACAAAAAAGATAGAAGACACCGCTTTTAAAATGAACGCGGATTTTATTGGGATTGCAGATGCAGCTTGCTTTGAAAACCCGGAATATACAGGAAACAAACCTCAGGACGTGATGGCAGGCGTTCAATCAGTTATAGTTCTGGGAGTTGGCATACCAAGAGGAGCTTTTGAGACACTTCCAGCCGGGCGGGCAGAATATACCAATACTCTTATGGCAGCAACTGCAACCCTTCGAATAGTCGCTTTTCAAATTGCAAAACTTATTGAGAAGGAAGGATACAAAGCAACTATTGTGCCTACAGAGGGAAGTGAGTTTGGATACTGGTATGCTGACCGCGAGACACTTAAAGCAAATCTGTCTATCAAATATGCCGCATACCATGCAGGACTGGGAAATTTCGGCATGAATCACCTCCTTATTACAAATGACTTCGGCCCCAGAGTTAGAATGACCGCAATACTGACCGATGCCCCACTAGATAAAGAAGAAAAGGGTACCTTACTACCGTTTATCAACGAAAAATGCAGCAACTGCATGAAATGCATTGAAGTATGCCCGGCTGGCGCTATCTCTCGGGATGGAAAAATTGACAGGCAGAAGTGCGCACAGTACATGTTTAATGTACTGGGAGGTCTGCGTTGTGGGCTCTGTGTTAAAGTCTGTCCACAGTAA
- a CDS encoding UPF0228 family protein: MIFIDYSKYKVQKANFKFWDKLIICPVAEKAIHGKNFLAILKKNHLQINKFVWCIVRFEDNPKN, encoded by the coding sequence ATGATCTTTATTGATTATTCAAAATACAAGGTCCAAAAAGCAAATTTCAAGTTTTGGGATAAACTCATTATATGTCCTGTAGCAGAAAAAGCTATCCATGGTAAAAATTTTCTTGCAATACTAAAGAAAAATCATCTTCAGATTAATAAGTTCGTCTGGTGTATTGTTAGATTTGAAGATAATCCCAAGAACTAG
- a CDS encoding nitrous oxide reductase family maturation protein NosD, which yields MVLRIVLIGDCSSRRRLNAVLIVILFLLSAGVGSAEVIYVEPGNSIQAAVNNSTSGDIVIVKAGEYQENIVVNVSGINISSEFENPENVLIRTRDENSSVFQIKADNVTVSGFNITGSGEVSNVSVSSISNVSGFSNVSEMGNDSSGFNNSSDFESADPEQAFSSEPDKPTYQWDGFGCPSAGICLEQVNNCTVENNIFFENRYGVYLQDSKNSTVLKNTFFRNGIWLDEGCGENLLINNAIEESNLIIGAHCWDNIMFQNRVSNGEGISIACCGGNNLVSRNEIINCSNGIDIYDVQARTVLRDNLILGCEKGIYLTFVFDSRVYNNTISNGSTGIFLREDCHDNELSNNTITTSNESGIYLLDYSADNRIYNNYFNNRVNVKAENTKGNIWNTTQSPGTNIVGGPSMGGNFWANPEGTGFSQVSNDSNSDGICDLPFQINGSDFDYLPLARPPFVTGVDLEVTIGMPEPNNTSDIFIEIDRDTLNLGTMLSGQSTEQVSKPQVLTIRNTGKGNVRISAEVSDPSDTVFSEGIYISSRFWPDFSEVIENNTSKALEIELKVPTNYSGNGTKKGSLVFLAEKV from the coding sequence TTGGTTCTGAGAATTGTACTTATCGGAGATTGTAGCAGCAGGCGGAGGTTAAATGCCGTGCTGATTGTTATTTTATTTTTACTTTCGGCAGGCGTCGGAAGTGCAGAGGTCATTTATGTAGAGCCTGGAAACTCGATCCAGGCTGCAGTAAATAACTCTACGTCCGGAGATATAGTTATCGTGAAAGCCGGGGAATATCAGGAGAATATTGTTGTCAATGTTTCAGGTATAAATATCAGTTCGGAGTTTGAGAACCCTGAAAATGTGCTTATAAGGACGAGGGATGAAAATTCCAGTGTGTTTCAGATTAAAGCCGATAATGTAACTGTCAGCGGCTTCAATATAACCGGGTCAGGGGAAGTTTCCAACGTCTCTGTCTCCAGCATCTCTAATGTTTCAGGTTTTTCAAACGTTTCCGAAATGGGCAATGATTCCAGTGGCTTCAATAATTCCAGTGATTTTGAGAGTGCCGATCCTGAGCAGGCTTTCAGTTCAGAGCCAGATAAGCCTACATACCAATGGGATGGGTTTGGTTGTCCCTCAGCAGGGATTTGCCTTGAGCAGGTTAACAACTGCACAGTCGAGAATAACATATTTTTCGAAAATAGGTACGGGGTTTATCTGCAGGATTCCAAGAATAGTACAGTCTTGAAGAATACTTTTTTCCGCAACGGCATCTGGCTTGACGAAGGGTGCGGCGAAAACCTGCTAATAAATAATGCTATTGAAGAGAGTAACCTCATTATTGGGGCCCACTGCTGGGATAATATAATGTTCCAGAACAGGGTTTCAAACGGTGAAGGAATAAGTATTGCCTGTTGTGGTGGAAACAATCTTGTCTCAAGAAATGAAATTATAAACTGCAGTAATGGAATTGACATCTATGACGTTCAGGCAAGGACCGTCCTGCGTGACAACCTGATTCTAGGCTGCGAGAAAGGGATTTATCTAACTTTCGTCTTCGATTCCAGAGTTTATAATAACACGATTTCAAACGGAAGCACAGGCATTTTTCTAAGAGAGGACTGCCACGACAATGAGCTGTCTAACAATACAATAACAACGAGTAACGAATCTGGCATTTACCTGCTGGACTACAGTGCAGATAACCGCATTTATAACAATTACTTCAATAATCGCGTAAATGTTAAAGCCGAAAATACTAAAGGAAATATCTGGAATACTACACAGTCGCCAGGGACAAACATCGTAGGAGGACCAAGCATGGGAGGAAATTTCTGGGCGAATCCGGAAGGGACCGGCTTCTCTCAGGTCTCAAATGATTCAAACTCGGATGGGATCTGCGATTTACCATTCCAGATTAATGGAAGCGATTTCGATTATCTTCCACTTGCCAGACCTCCTTTCGTAACCGGTGTGGATCTTGAGGTCACAATCGGAATGCCTGAACCAAATAATACCTCGGACATTTTCATTGAAATTGACAGAGATACCCTTAATTTAGGAACCATGCTCTCCGGGCAGTCAACAGAACAGGTAAGTAAACCACAGGTTTTGACGATAAGGAACACAGGAAAAGGTAATGTCAGGATTTCCGCTGAGGTTAGTGATCCCTCAGATACAGTTTTTTCTGAAGGGATCTATATTTCTTCCCGTTTCTGGCCAGACTTTTCTGAAGTGATTGAAAACAATACAAGTAAAGCTCTGGAAATTGAACTTAAAGTCCCGACAAACTATTCTGGAAATGGCACTAAAAAAGGATCTCTTGTTTTCCTGGCTGAAAAGGTCTGA